The region GGTATTATTAATTACAGCTCTTTGTTACAGACCAGGGCTTCTCCAACTCGGTCCCGGGGAACCCCTGTGTCCGCCGGCTTGCATTACAAGAGacctctcagttacttaactagacccttgaTTTAACTGATCACTTAATTATACCTTTGGAATTGTTTTCACCTCTTGAACAGtcgcagagttcaagttactttgACAATGGTATAGCTGACTTGAAATCAGCAGCTATTTAAGAgcggaaaacaattacaaaggtctaattaagcaaattatcagttaaattaagggtctagttaaataattgaaagctcagttggaatgaaaaccattagGTGCAAGTTTATGCTTCAGACCTAGGGTTAGCACATCACTCCATGTAAGCAGGGCAGTTTGGTCTTTTCAGCTCACGTTGCAATGCATCGTGGTATGTTTTACTTGTGccgggtacctttcacagcaggactgcacttaccagaatgcattggggtgagTTGTAAAGCCTGAACTGTCTTATTGATCATGAAGCCATATGGTAACCCTATTCAAACCCCACCCTTTTCAAAATCAAATCACATTAAGGTAGCATAACTTATTCTCTTCCGAGTGGTTTTCAAACCTTTAACTTGTTAgttcatgttgtattttaatagtattatttgcatttactgcaaactacacagtatttaaatatgaatcttgctttgtaaccctgtactgccctgaaACACCTGTAAGCCTCCTTGGATAAAGCGCAGGCGtctgcctaataataataataataataataatagtagtaattaGACCCGGTGCTGACCAGCCTGTATTAATCTTCTATCTATTGAAACGGTGTTTTGCTGTGACAGCTGGCCTTTGTCTGACTGTCACGTGTCTGTACAGGTCACTCAGACGAACAGGTGACGGGCCACACCGGCCTGACGTTGGTCCAGCAGAATAATTTCGGGTACAACGGAAAGCTGGGGTACAGACGAAACACCCCCTTTCTGAGGCAGAGAGCGCCGTGTTTCGGAGCCGTGACGAAGCTTCCTATGTAGCCTACTAACAAGACGGGCTCTCCCcatcaaacaaaaaagaaaaagcaattttTAGAGAAGAAAAGATGTCGAGTGTTACTGTTTACCTTcctaaaaagaataaaaaagcgGGTTATGTAGGCGGTGTTCTCTCGTTCATTGAATAATGTGTTTCTTGCTAACTCAGATAAGAACCACTCGAACTTCCCTCCAGCCTCCTGCAGGGAGTAGCCTGTGGTTTCCATGGAGACAGCAGGACCACGAAACCAAACCAGGATTATAAGCAAATAACTTGCAGTGTTAACTTCGGAGCGGGGGGtatagctcagtggtagagcatTTGACTGCAGATcaagaggtccccggttcaaatccggATGCCCCCttacttatttttattgttattgtattttaaagcacCTCTTAATTATTAAGATAGCGTATCAACATGATATCATATTTTAGGGCAGATTTACAAACCTGCACCCTATCAAAACATCAAGCGTTGTTTGTTCACTTGCCGATATAGCATCCATCACAATGAGCGCCTGCCATGACAACGCGTTATTCTAATGGGTATATAGACACGGCACCGCACTATCGCGGTATCCGAGGGTATAGCTCAGCGCTAGAGCATGTGACTGTAACTAAAGCGGTCCCTGCTTCGATTCTGGGTGCCCCCCCCCCCGTAGACACATTTTAAACTACAAAGCGATGTAATTATGAGGAGAGTAAACACCACTTCCACGGTTGGCAGCTAATCAACGTGCCTATGCGGCATCCACGACAATTGGGTATTTTAAAAAGCCAGCATGAGTTGAATACTCTTTTGTTTCAGAGGGTGTAGCTCAGCATGACTGCAGATAAGCAGGTGCCTGATTCAAATTAGCCACCACATTTTATAGTCAACATAGCAAAAATCATGAAgaagaaaactatatatatattttcaaatgttaacagtatataatagtatttttcaaatgttaacaagCATATATAACTTAAATACAGGTTACAAAAAAGCTCCACAACTCCGCCAAAAATAACCCTAATGCAcatcacagtactgtacagttacagCTTCGATCATTATAACATCACCATATAGATTCTGAGCACACTACAAACCACACGCACAGACCCACCCCCCGGGTGGGGGCAGGGGTGCTGCACCACAGACGGTGTGGCGTGTCTGCAGTCCCGCCGTCACGACGTCAGCCACACGcacggggtggggggggtgccCACGTCGGTGTGCGTGTCTGGGTGGGGGCAGGGGGTGCTGCAGTCGGTGTGCGtgtcctgggggggggggcggggggtgctGCAGTCGGTGTGCGTGTCTgggtggggggcaggggggggggtgcTGCAGTCGGTGTGCGTGTCTGGTGGGGGGCAGGTGGGTGCTGCAGTCGGGTGTGCGTGTCTGGGTGGGGGCACGGGGGGGCACTGCAGTCGGTGTGCGTGTCTGGGtcagggggggcagggggggggtgCTGCTGGCAGTCGGTGTGGGTGTctgttttggggaggggggggtgctgCAGTCGGTGTGGGTGTCTGTGGGGAGGGCAGGGGGTGCTGCAGTCGGTGTGCGtgtctggggggagggggggtggggggggcacaGCCAGGGGCTGCAGTCGGTGTGCGTGTCTGGGTGGGGGGCAGTCGGGTGCTGCGTGTCTGGGTGACGGGGTGCTGCAGTCGGTGTGGTGTGACACCCCTCCCGCCCCCACGACGTCAGCCACACGCATTACGTTTCACAGCGTGCGGAGTAGTCACGTGTAGTGAAAGcggaatttgtgtgtgtgtttattttttgttcctctACGGAAACATCATTTTATCGACCTCGACTTGAGCAAGCGACAGCGATATGGGCGGGGGAGATCTGGTATGTTTTGCTTGTAATCTTAACACTGCTTGTCGTTGTATTTACCCGGCACCGCTAGTTCGTTTGgggtaaatacaaaaataaagtgaaacGTCGGCGTTTGTGGCCTGCTGGTgctatttcagtttaaaacacaGCTGGCAGTGTATAAAAACGCGCGGCTCAACCTGCGAGGGTGACATTGCACAACTAACAACGCTTTTATATTTAAGCCTTGCCTATATACCGTAATattcttttaattaaatatgttttagtcCCCTATCTGAAAATTAAACGTGAAAGAAGCGTTAGATTCACGCATATACATTCTCAACTACCATGGTTGATAAcattaataagattttttttttctttttgccgaTTATATTTCAAGCactatttgtttatatttgtttttctccCGCGTGTTTTGTAGTTGTTATGGACACATATGTAATTAGATTTTTGTCTTAACGAAATGGTTCATCATTTAATCTTATTATGCTTCATATAAATAGCCAATCCGGACCATCGCATGTATCGTGACACGTCGTATCGCAATACGTATTGTGAGATTAGCGTGACCTTACACCACTAACTAAAGCCCCtgtcacactggcactcctacccgcgTCACAGTCCCGGCCTAGTGTGAAAGCGCGTACCTGGGTtgacccgggtcccagcgaccctCCTCAGGATGTGGGTCCACACGCTTTCACCCTGGTTGAgggagacaaaatgcatgacgacgaaataacaaacagccacgcctccATGAAGGTTTCCCTTCCAGGAAACATgtctgtttattctgttcagccctatttttgttgcttgagacacagcatgagctagactgcagcagagatgaagaaatATTTGCTCTAACCAACAagtgggccgatggttcaatccagagaagcttggatagaagagtctgtaacaagctgcttccggggcattgatacacacattgtgcacttgcgtctgtcacccaggtcaaccctgctttatcaaaagcagtgtgaaatcacatagccgaccAGCATGACTCCGGGTCCTGCCCAGATAgtgcatgccagtgtgaaaggggcttaatatTGGTAACAAGCTTGGTGCATCTTGTTAAACTCTAGCTAGGCTTGGTGATCCagtgactcgctgtgtgtgactcCGAACAAGTCaccgaacctccttgtgctccgtcctttggatgagacgtcaaacaaacaaGGTGGTATTgggagtgactctgcagcagcagttgtgatgcatggTCCACCTCCTAGTCTCTGAGTCACTTTGGATCTGCTAGatgattactactactactaataaaaataaaataaaaataataataataataataataataataataataataatacgctcATAGCGAAAACCAGGGACAAGGGAGCCATGTTTTCATCCCTGTGATATTAATGCTGTCCCTGACGTGTTCAGAACCTGAAGAAGAGCTGGCACCCGCAGACTCTGAAGAACATTGAGCGGGTGTGGAAGGCAGAGCAGAAGCATGAGGCGGAGTGCAAGAAGATCGAGGAGCTGCAGAAAGAGCTGCGGGACGAGCGAGCGCGGGAGGATATCCAGAAATACGCAGAGGACAGCGGCGCCATCAAGTAACCCCCCCCCCTGCTCCAATCACTCGCCACGCCACGCCACGGCTAGGTGACCAAATGTTTAGCATCACCCAGAATTCTAAGATTGAgatgtaatttaacaaaatgatatcgcaaaagtcttgGTATTACATGCTaaatttgtccttttttttccttttggaaatggaaaactacaaagtggcatgtaattcaatatgttaatattatgcggcaggtttcattcaaacTTTGATGCACAATGAGTACATTCTAtaggggtgatgcaaaacatttgtctgtaGCTGTACGTTGGGTCCCGTTGTTCACTGTCTGCTAGTCAGTAGAATCCCAGTCGTTCAGTACAGCCCTACAAGCACAGTTTGTTTTCCCCCAGGAAAAGGGATGAACGTCTAGACTGGATGTACCAGGGGCCTGGGGGGCAGGTGAACAGGGAGGAGTACCTGCTGGGCCGCGCCATCGATAAGCAGATCACTGAGAAGTACGAGGAGAAGGAGGCGGGACCCTCCTCGGAGACGGGGCTGCTCCCTGGGTCCATCTTCACAGCAGGGGGCGCCACCTCCGCCCTCGACATGGCTGCCAAGATCCGGGAGGACCCACTCTTCACGATCCGGTGAgcagtgatattattattattattattattattatttagattttagtttttttccagTTCCAATTCCCGTTTCCTTTTTATTAATTGGAATTGGGAACtgatttgaaaaaggaattggaaatgaaaTTGGAATTTGGGGTGGTGGGGATTTACCCCAAACCTGCTTCAGTAATCCATTTTTTGTTAtctggtatttatttaaaaaaataaaaaaataaaataaaaaacctgaaaaaagtgATTAATTCGGTAATTTTTTCTATGcattctttattgtttttcattgtagGAAACGAGAGGAAGAGAAGAAGAGAGAAGTGTTGACCAACCCtgtgaaaatgaagaaaatcaaAGAAATGGTATCAGTCttatcctataaaaaaaaaaaaaaaaaaaaaaaaaaatgtgcacgtgaaaataaaataagcttgaCAGTCCATGACATGGATCTTCCTCTCTGAAGTTAATCACTGGGTAATACTGACGGCTTGGTGTATCACTTCTGACTGTAGCTGCAACAAAACCTGGAAAAGAAAGGCAAGAAGAAGAGCAAGAAAAACAAGAAGGACAAGAAGAAGAAGCACAAGAAGCATCGTCGGCACAGCTCAAGTAGCGAGGGCTCCAGCAGTGGAGAAGAGGAGAGTCGCCCCAGAGAAAAGTGAGCACAGTCCCGCCCCTCTCCCCAGCTCTACCAGACCTAAGGTCAGCTGCAATTGTAATGCTTGTTGATAGATAATTATATcatgtaattgatcaattacagttcagttatgcatttgtcattcgatcattttttcttgtattttcaaccacttttggtgaccttgtttggtttaaaaaaaaaaaaaaaaaaaaaaaaaaaaacctggcacaCTGGacctgtgtgcgtgcgtgcgtgcgtgcgcttACTTACTAGCACCGGGCTCGGTTCCAATACACACCCGTTCAACCCAATC is a window of Polyodon spathula isolate WHYD16114869_AA chromosome 12, ASM1765450v1, whole genome shotgun sequence DNA encoding:
- the cwc25 gene encoding pre-mRNA-splicing factor CWC25 homolog, coding for MGGGDLNLKKSWHPQTLKNIERVWKAEQKHEAECKKIEELQKELRDERAREDIQKYAEDSGAIKKRDERLDWMYQGPGGQVNREEYLLGRAIDKQITEKYEEKEAGPSSETGLLPGSIFTAGGATSALDMAAKIREDPLFTIRKREEEKKREVLTNPVKMKKIKEMLQQNLEKKGKKKSKKNKKDKKKKHKKHRRHSSSSEGSSSGEEESRPREKSHKTTSSPPLPSSRPQAPGYGLQILVNDARHHRDATPPDHQRTAQKHRGGSRSRSHSPHKHTSRGTRREEPRERRGRSPSSPPPPRHSKHDKTDRKGKEKPRSPPPKNDRHCRHQDTKPTKKLSAEELEHRRREMMDFARWRDEERVNNIKRYKKEEEEEKELEKLDSRDGKFIHKMKLESASTSTVEDRVKRNIHSIQRTTAALEKNFMKR